The Shewanella mangrovisoli genome has a window encoding:
- a CDS encoding phosphoglycerate dehydrogenase gives MKKVLVTCPPMLGMFEEFVEPAKSLGIELVAAKTTQVLSEQELMELLPAYDGWIIGDDPATKQVFEAGVKGQLKAAVKWGIGVDNVDFAACKELDIPIINTPNMFGGEVADVGMALLLGLARQTYFIDREIRNNFCWPKPAGMSISGKKVGVVGFGDIGESLIKRLGGFDVDVTVYDPGVEGNKGYEYVTRMDFPKGVEQLDFLVFTCSLNKHNYHMLNANVLSKLKQGVMVVNVARGPLIDEAALIDALQRGHVAAAGLDVFEVEPLPTQSPLRDMPQCIFGSHNGSNTKEGVRRATHKAIAHIADFLNVKQ, from the coding sequence ATGAAAAAAGTATTAGTAACTTGCCCGCCAATGTTGGGTATGTTTGAAGAGTTTGTTGAGCCAGCAAAATCTTTAGGAATTGAGCTGGTTGCAGCTAAAACAACGCAGGTTTTATCTGAACAAGAATTGATGGAGTTGTTACCAGCGTATGATGGATGGATCATTGGTGACGACCCCGCAACTAAACAGGTATTTGAGGCTGGTGTTAAAGGGCAACTTAAAGCTGCGGTAAAATGGGGAATCGGCGTAGATAATGTTGATTTTGCTGCCTGTAAAGAGTTGGATATCCCGATAATAAATACACCTAATATGTTTGGTGGTGAGGTCGCTGATGTCGGAATGGCATTATTATTAGGCTTAGCGAGACAAACATACTTTATCGACCGTGAAATAAGGAATAATTTTTGTTGGCCAAAACCAGCGGGGATGAGCATCTCTGGTAAAAAAGTAGGTGTTGTAGGATTCGGTGATATAGGTGAAAGTCTAATTAAGCGTCTAGGAGGTTTTGACGTGGACGTCACAGTTTATGATCCTGGAGTAGAGGGAAATAAAGGCTATGAGTATGTCACTAGAATGGACTTTCCTAAAGGTGTAGAACAGCTTGATTTTCTTGTATTTACTTGTTCGTTAAACAAACATAATTATCACATGCTTAACGCCAACGTTTTAAGTAAACTGAAACAAGGAGTTATGGTTGTGAATGTTGCAAGAGGTCCGCTGATTGATGAAGCTGCGTTAATTGATGCATTGCAACGCGGCCATGTTGCTGCTGCTGGTTTGGATGTATTTGAAGTAGAGCCGTTGCCTACACAATCTCCTTTAAGAGATATGCCTCAATGTATTTTTGGTTCTCATAATGGTAGTAACACTAAGGAAGGTGTGCGCCGAGCAACACATAAAGCAATTGCACATATCGCAGATTTCTTAAATGTGAAACAGTAG
- a CDS encoding 6-hydroxymethylpterin diphosphokinase MptE-like protein, with protein sequence MFLKKVFFSLFDRNSLDYSILEEPFIYGLPDSKKIKGLKDRFKGERCFILGNGPSLNMVDFSKLQSEYTFGVNGVFYKTKENGFKPTFYVVEDKAVMTDNTAEINDYNCQYKFFPTHYRRKIKNKKNCYFFKMNTGFYRKESPNFGMPRFSTDASKRMYCGQSVTMINLQLAFYMGFEKVYLLGMDFSYDIPSSAKVDGLEIVSTEDDNNHFHPDYFGKGKTWHDPQLNNVLKSYKLMDLMFDCAGRKIYNSTHGGKLEVFERVPFDDLF encoded by the coding sequence ATGTTTTTAAAAAAAGTTTTTTTTAGCTTATTTGACCGAAATTCTCTTGATTATAGTATTTTGGAAGAGCCGTTTATATACGGACTTCCAGATTCTAAAAAGATTAAGGGTTTAAAGGATAGGTTTAAGGGAGAACGCTGTTTTATTTTAGGTAATGGTCCCTCTTTAAACATGGTTGACTTTAGTAAACTACAGTCAGAGTACACATTTGGTGTTAATGGAGTTTTTTATAAAACAAAAGAAAATGGTTTTAAACCTACATTTTATGTTGTAGAGGATAAGGCTGTTATGACTGATAATACTGCTGAAATAAATGATTATAATTGCCAGTATAAGTTTTTTCCTACGCACTATAGAAGAAAGATAAAAAATAAGAAAAATTGCTATTTTTTTAAAATGAATACAGGTTTTTATCGCAAAGAAAGCCCTAATTTTGGTATGCCGAGATTCTCTACTGATGCATCTAAGCGAATGTATTGCGGGCAGTCTGTTACAATGATAAATTTACAGCTCGCATTCTATATGGGTTTCGAAAAGGTTTACCTTCTGGGTATGGATTTTAGTTACGATATTCCAAGTAGCGCTAAAGTAGATGGTTTAGAGATAGTATCTACTGAAGACGATAATAATCATTTTCATCCAGACTATTTTGGTAAAGGTAAGACATGGCATGATCCTCAATTAAATAATGTACTGAAGAGCTACAAATTGATGGATTTGATGTTTGATTGTGCAGGAAGGAAAATATATAACTCCACGCATGGTGGCAAGCTCGAGGTGTTTGAAAGGGTTCCATTTGATGACTTGTTTTAG
- a CDS encoding sugar transferase: protein MNIRVNEAVDTEEFQPIKTVIKRFKSKRQVLTQEVIYVYCPKDRELEIGEIIDDYSFDMIVNDYSITDLSCKVICHFESARLSKEQRQFLVKATELGAWVEPLVSYLDERLGYTEVRLLHSGYFLHQKAFSILSTKRTQLAKRAIDLLAAFLLCTVAIPVGLITALVIKLESPGPVFYKQRRTGQYNDEFEVIKFRSMRSDAEMSGAQWATQNDTRITKVGHFIRKTRIDELPQIINILKGEMSIVGPRPEREVFIAKLEKEIPYYRFRHAVKPGVTGLAQVSYPYGASVEDAVWKHKYDIYYIKHHSTLLDIKILLKTVKVVLFGMGR from the coding sequence ATGAATATACGAGTAAATGAAGCGGTAGATACTGAAGAGTTTCAACCAATTAAAACAGTAATTAAACGTTTTAAGTCAAAACGACAGGTACTCACTCAGGAGGTTATTTATGTCTATTGCCCTAAAGATAGGGAATTAGAGATAGGTGAGATTATTGATGATTACTCATTCGATATGATCGTCAATGACTACAGTATTACTGATCTAAGTTGTAAAGTTATTTGTCACTTTGAAAGTGCTCGTTTATCCAAAGAGCAACGGCAATTTTTGGTTAAAGCGACCGAGTTGGGCGCTTGGGTAGAGCCGTTAGTGAGTTATCTTGATGAGCGGCTAGGTTATACTGAGGTTCGTTTACTTCATAGCGGTTACTTTTTACATCAAAAAGCATTCTCTATTTTATCTACAAAACGTACCCAATTAGCAAAACGAGCTATTGATTTATTAGCTGCATTTTTGCTTTGTACAGTGGCAATTCCAGTAGGGCTTATTACGGCTTTGGTGATCAAACTAGAAAGCCCTGGTCCCGTGTTCTATAAACAGCGTCGCACAGGACAATATAATGATGAATTTGAAGTCATTAAATTCCGTTCAATGCGTAGTGATGCAGAAATGTCAGGCGCGCAATGGGCAACTCAAAATGATACTCGCATAACAAAAGTGGGTCACTTTATCCGCAAAACCCGCATTGATGAATTACCGCAAATAATTAATATTTTAAAAGGTGAAATGTCGATTGTTGGACCGAGGCCTGAACGAGAAGTCTTTATTGCCAAACTCGAAAAAGAAATTCCCTATTATCGTTTCCGTCATGCGGTCAAACCTGGCGTAACAGGATTAGCTCAAGTAAGCTATCCTTATGGTGCCTCAGTGGAGGACGCAGTTTGGAAGCATAAGTATGATATTTATTATATTAAACATCACAGTACTTTGTTGGATATTAAGATTCTTCTTAAAACTGTAAAAGTTGTTTTATTCGGGATGGGGCGGTAG
- a CDS encoding lipopolysaccharide biosynthesis protein has product MSEGLAKLIPFVTVFVFANQFSSEIVGQLTLLIVTVEIFSIIATNNTPAVTRIDFFKLERDALTEQLVTQLSNSLIISLLLLFVFFPILIYKGIPSFYLILICVPYLRAYTTTCLALLQCGKETDKYLIAQLVFSFSYLITFFIFYKYGICSWIIAFSFGLFLQCLYLKQSNSFVLLHKLSIIPRNKNLSIALKGVAFMPQAIGWWLRSGAERYLIAFYLSVSILGQYALSMQISSIAVLFVTAINLAIVPEVNRHLSRGATKDILKVNKIYYFTFLMLLLGVLILWVGGYGYLSAYYYEYTISRDILWIACMSTLFQSFSMVLMNELYFRSKAVIVAKYVLCCFIVQAILQLIILSLFNQLYIVLFVNLIFSIALLILVINRLILERKCS; this is encoded by the coding sequence TTGAGTGAGGGATTAGCTAAACTTATTCCATTCGTAACTGTATTCGTTTTTGCTAATCAGTTTTCAAGTGAAATCGTTGGCCAACTGACTTTGCTAATTGTTACGGTCGAAATATTTTCGATCATTGCGACCAATAATACCCCTGCGGTTACAAGAATAGACTTTTTCAAACTTGAAAGAGACGCTCTTACGGAACAGTTGGTTACTCAGTTATCAAATTCTTTAATAATTTCGCTTTTATTGCTGTTTGTTTTTTTTCCTATTCTAATTTATAAAGGAATTCCAAGTTTTTATTTGATTCTTATATGTGTCCCATATTTAAGGGCATACACAACTACTTGCCTTGCCTTACTGCAGTGCGGTAAAGAAACTGACAAATATTTAATTGCTCAGCTAGTATTTTCATTTTCATATTTAATAACGTTTTTCATATTTTACAAGTATGGAATATGTTCTTGGATTATTGCATTCAGTTTTGGGTTGTTTTTACAGTGCTTATATCTAAAGCAAAGTAATTCTTTTGTATTGTTGCATAAACTAAGTATTATTCCTAGAAATAAAAATTTAAGCATTGCTTTGAAAGGGGTGGCATTTATGCCACAAGCAATCGGTTGGTGGTTAAGGAGTGGCGCAGAGCGCTATCTTATAGCGTTTTACCTCAGTGTTAGTATATTAGGTCAATATGCGCTATCTATGCAGATTTCATCTATTGCTGTATTATTTGTTACTGCGATAAATTTAGCAATAGTTCCTGAAGTTAATCGTCATTTATCGAGAGGGGCAACTAAAGATATTTTAAAAGTAAATAAGATCTATTATTTTACTTTTTTAATGTTGCTTTTAGGTGTTTTAATATTATGGGTAGGTGGTTATGGTTATCTTTCCGCTTACTATTATGAATACACTATATCAAGAGATATATTGTGGATAGCTTGTATGTCAACGCTATTTCAATCTTTTTCAATGGTGTTAATGAATGAGCTATATTTTAGATCTAAAGCAGTTATAGTCGCTAAGTATGTTTTATGCTGTTTTATAGTTCAAGCTATATTACAGTTGATAATTTTGAGTTTATTTAATCAACTATATATTGTCCTTTTTGTTAATTTGATTTTTTCTATAGCATTACTTATTCTTGTTATAAATCGGCTTATCCTGGAAAGGAAATGCTCGTGA
- a CDS encoding SLBB domain-containing protein, with product MLQQVKKFIILGVSATLLMCTQAQALTPSPQMIEQFKQLPKSEQERLARQYGIDPSMITGASATATVVDSPTVVTPRTENGNKVVDQSEDDKLNQATKSEAKVEAIESKKEDQLKRFGYELFAGSPSTFAPVSDVPVPAEYMMGPGDTLNVQFFGKENNQFTLTVGRDGAVQFPNLGPISLVGLTFAETRELLQQKISQSMIGIESNITMGELRSIRIFVAGDAYKPGSYTVSSLSTITQALFISGGVNEIGSLRDIQLKRSGKTIGRLDLYDLLLRGDASGDMRLQSGDVVFVPSTGGTVSVIGEVRRPAIYELKNSETMADVINMASGLNPGAYPKASTIERYSRNAVKTVVTVDLTENSGLSTLAKNGDLLNVRSASSRIDNAITVSGAVIRPGKYQWTNGLTVADLLPSIWGDLTISADLDYSLLVREINQRGDIEVERINLGRAIGEPKSHYNLKLNPRDSVIVFDYADREELLKPVIKKLREQSRFGDAAKLVNINGNVRFPGQYPITVNADVKELLIAAGGLEEGAYTLSAELTRQQVSEQNGVTVEHVQLSLDRVMQNDPAANIKLQSRDILTVRTLPDWQETRWVTIKGEVKFPGTYSIQRGETLKQVLARAGGLTSDASPRSAVFLRKSIQEKEQQELSKLADELRREIAAKALTKDTPTIGYNDAQMMLNQLENVKTVGRLVVDINAIELGIDSADLMLEDADALYIPATNQTVSVMGQVQHPSTHRFKSGLTFEQYLALSGGPRKRADESRTYILKADGSVQVPESSMWFTGGSSMEPGDTIVVPLDTEYKDNLTLWSQVTGIIYNTAVAVSAISGI from the coding sequence GTGTTACAACAAGTCAAAAAATTCATCATACTAGGTGTCAGTGCCACGCTGTTAATGTGCACTCAAGCGCAAGCGCTTACTCCTTCTCCGCAAATGATAGAGCAATTCAAACAACTCCCTAAGTCGGAACAAGAACGTTTAGCTCGCCAGTATGGCATTGATCCGTCAATGATCACGGGCGCCTCAGCAACTGCTACTGTTGTTGATAGCCCTACAGTGGTTACGCCACGAACAGAAAATGGTAATAAAGTCGTTGATCAATCTGAGGATGATAAACTTAACCAAGCGACTAAATCTGAGGCAAAGGTTGAGGCGATTGAAAGCAAAAAAGAAGACCAACTAAAACGTTTTGGTTATGAGCTCTTTGCTGGTTCACCAAGTACGTTTGCACCTGTTTCAGATGTACCAGTGCCTGCTGAATATATGATGGGCCCAGGTGATACTTTAAATGTGCAATTTTTCGGTAAAGAAAATAATCAATTCACATTGACTGTAGGCCGCGACGGCGCAGTGCAATTTCCTAATTTAGGCCCGATTTCGTTAGTAGGGCTAACATTTGCAGAAACTCGCGAGCTATTACAGCAAAAAATCAGCCAAAGCATGATTGGCATTGAGTCCAACATTACAATGGGTGAATTACGCTCAATTCGGATTTTTGTCGCTGGCGACGCTTACAAGCCAGGTTCCTACACAGTGTCAAGTTTATCGACTATTACACAAGCTCTATTTATCTCGGGTGGGGTGAACGAAATTGGCAGTTTGCGTGATATTCAATTAAAACGCTCTGGAAAAACCATTGGTCGTTTAGACTTGTATGATTTATTGCTTCGTGGTGACGCTTCAGGGGATATGCGTTTGCAATCCGGTGATGTGGTATTTGTTCCATCTACAGGTGGTACCGTCAGCGTAATTGGTGAAGTGCGTCGTCCTGCGATTTACGAGCTTAAAAATAGCGAAACCATGGCCGATGTAATTAATATGGCTAGCGGGTTAAACCCTGGTGCTTATCCTAAAGCGAGCACTATTGAGCGTTATAGTCGTAATGCAGTCAAAACCGTTGTCACGGTAGACTTAACTGAAAATTCTGGCCTCAGTACGCTAGCTAAAAACGGCGATTTACTTAATGTGCGTTCAGCATCAAGCCGAATTGATAATGCGATTACTGTCTCTGGTGCAGTGATACGTCCTGGTAAGTATCAATGGACAAATGGTTTAACTGTAGCCGATTTACTGCCTTCTATTTGGGGCGATCTAACCATTTCAGCAGATTTGGATTACAGTCTACTCGTTCGAGAAATCAACCAACGTGGTGATATTGAGGTCGAGCGTATTAATCTTGGTCGAGCTATCGGTGAGCCAAAATCACATTATAACCTTAAACTTAATCCTCGTGATTCTGTCATTGTATTTGACTATGCTGACCGTGAAGAGTTACTTAAGCCCGTTATTAAAAAGTTAAGAGAACAAAGCCGTTTTGGTGATGCTGCAAAACTAGTCAACATCAATGGTAATGTGCGCTTCCCTGGTCAGTATCCAATAACAGTTAATGCGGATGTTAAAGAGCTACTCATCGCTGCCGGCGGGCTAGAAGAAGGTGCATATACCTTATCTGCAGAGCTGACTCGTCAACAGGTGTCTGAACAAAATGGTGTCACCGTAGAGCATGTGCAACTTAGCTTAGACCGTGTTATGCAAAATGATCCGGCTGCAAATATCAAACTGCAAAGTCGTGACATTTTGACGGTACGTACACTGCCAGATTGGCAAGAAACCCGCTGGGTTACCATTAAAGGTGAAGTTAAATTCCCTGGAACGTATAGTATTCAGCGCGGCGAAACCTTAAAGCAAGTGCTTGCTCGTGCTGGCGGGTTAACTAGTGATGCATCACCGCGCAGTGCTGTCTTTTTACGTAAATCGATTCAAGAAAAAGAGCAGCAGGAGCTTTCAAAACTTGCTGATGAATTGCGCCGTGAGATCGCTGCTAAAGCGCTGACAAAAGATACGCCTACCATTGGTTATAACGATGCACAAATGATGTTAAATCAGTTGGAAAACGTGAAAACGGTTGGTCGTTTGGTTGTCGATATCAATGCGATTGAATTAGGTATCGACAGTGCCGATCTAATGCTTGAAGATGCAGATGCGCTTTATATACCTGCAACTAATCAAACCGTATCAGTAATGGGCCAAGTACAGCATCCAAGTACTCATCGCTTTAAATCCGGTTTAACCTTTGAGCAGTATTTAGCCTTATCCGGAGGCCCACGTAAACGTGCTGATGAATCGCGTACTTACATATTAAAAGCTGATGGCTCTGTTCAAGTACCAGAATCTTCAATGTGGTTTACTGGTGGCAGCTCGATGGAGCCAGGTGACACCATAGTTGTACCATTAGATACAGAATACAAAGATAACTTAACACTTTGGTCGCAAGTAACAGGCATTATCTACAACACCGCGGTAGCAGTATCCGCAATATCGGGTATATAG
- a CDS encoding Wzz/FepE/Etk N-terminal domain-containing protein: MNTQITQNPNTYQSDARFPQVQDDEIDLRELFAVIWQGKWTIIAITMIFAITSVGLALYLPNIYKSEALLAPASEEQGGGLSALASQFGGLASLAGVNLGAKGSTDKTQLAIEVLKSRQFTSEFIQKHNILANLMAAKKWDRDADKLIYDPELYNEQTNSWVRDVEPPLKPEPSMQEAYKEFSKIIAVNKDKESGMVTLSIEHLSPAVAQQWVIWLIQDINKVMKDRDVAEANRSTEFLNKQIALTNVADIKTVLYKLIEEQAKTIMFAEVRDEYVFKTIDPALAPEEKAKPKRALICVLGTMLGGMLGVMFVLVRHFIRKED; this comes from the coding sequence ATGAACACACAAATTACTCAAAATCCAAACACATACCAATCCGACGCAAGATTTCCTCAAGTGCAAGACGACGAAATTGATCTTCGAGAGCTTTTTGCCGTTATCTGGCAAGGCAAATGGACCATAATCGCCATCACTATGATATTTGCCATTACCTCTGTTGGCCTAGCGCTCTATTTACCCAATATCTATAAATCCGAAGCCCTGCTTGCTCCAGCGTCAGAGGAACAGGGTGGCGGTTTAAGTGCTTTAGCCTCGCAGTTTGGTGGGCTAGCCAGCCTTGCAGGAGTAAACCTTGGCGCTAAAGGTAGTACTGATAAAACCCAGCTTGCAATTGAAGTATTAAAATCTCGTCAATTTACCAGTGAGTTTATTCAAAAGCATAATATTCTTGCTAATTTAATGGCGGCAAAAAAATGGGATAGGGATGCAGACAAACTTATCTATGATCCTGAGTTATACAACGAGCAAACCAATAGTTGGGTGCGTGATGTTGAACCTCCATTAAAACCTGAGCCTTCTATGCAAGAAGCTTATAAAGAATTCAGTAAAATCATTGCTGTCAACAAAGATAAAGAGTCAGGAATGGTAACTCTTTCAATTGAACACTTATCACCAGCCGTTGCCCAGCAATGGGTTATTTGGTTAATTCAAGATATCAATAAAGTCATGAAAGACCGTGATGTGGCAGAAGCTAACCGTAGTACTGAGTTTTTAAATAAACAAATCGCTTTAACTAATGTCGCTGATATCAAAACTGTACTTTACAAATTGATTGAAGAGCAGGCAAAAACCATTATGTTTGCTGAAGTGCGCGATGAATACGTATTTAAAACTATCGATCCCGCATTAGCGCCTGAAGAAAAGGCCAAACCTAAACGCGCATTAATTTGCGTTTTAGGCACTATGCTTGGTGGTATGTTAGGTGTGATGTTTGTATTGGTAAGGCATTTTATAAGGAAAGAAGATTAG
- a CDS encoding SDR family NAD(P)-dependent oxidoreductase produces MEPVSNIQKWALITGALGGIGRALVSEFVEHGYQVIATDLNNSCKTLNNVHFLQLDLDAFVLDEAYAAEFYSKISRITAHKGISTLINNAAVQILADCSQLSRKQWQTSLNVNLTAPFFLSQLFTDDLVANKGAIVNISSIHATLTKKEFVAYATTKAALSSMTRNMVLDLGNRVRINAIEPAAIATDMLKAGFDGKEEQYKRLEMFHPLGRIGTPKEVAKLACFLSSDDAGFVQGACISASGGIHGCLSDPL; encoded by the coding sequence ATGGAACCAGTAAGTAATATTCAAAAATGGGCGCTGATCACTGGTGCACTTGGTGGCATAGGCAGAGCATTGGTGTCAGAATTTGTTGAGCATGGCTATCAGGTCATTGCGACAGATCTCAATAATAGTTGTAAGACTCTGAATAATGTTCATTTTTTGCAACTTGATTTGGATGCATTTGTTCTTGATGAAGCTTATGCTGCGGAGTTTTATTCGAAAATTAGTCGTATTACGGCACATAAGGGAATTAGTACATTAATTAATAATGCCGCAGTGCAAATCCTTGCTGATTGTAGTCAATTATCTCGGAAGCAATGGCAAACAAGTCTAAACGTAAACTTGACTGCCCCATTTTTTCTATCGCAACTTTTTACAGATGATTTGGTTGCGAATAAAGGAGCAATTGTTAACATTAGTAGTATTCATGCCACGCTAACTAAGAAAGAGTTTGTAGCCTATGCGACTACAAAAGCTGCATTAAGCTCAATGACCCGTAACATGGTTTTGGATTTGGGCAATAGAGTACGAATTAATGCAATCGAACCTGCGGCAATTGCCACAGATATGTTAAAGGCTGGCTTTGATGGTAAAGAGGAACAATACAAAAGATTAGAAATGTTCCATCCACTTGGGCGTATAGGGACTCCGAAAGAGGTTGCTAAACTAGCTTGTTTTTTAAGTTCTGATGACGCAGGATTTGTACAAGGGGCTTGTATTAGCGCAAGTGGTGGAATTCATGGTTGTTTAAGTGATCCTTTATGA
- a CDS encoding glycosyltransferase → MGCKHLVSIVIRTLNEEKHLIELLEAIKLQDATEFDIETVIVDSGSTDRTLDIARNYGCRITYIKKEEFTFGKSLNYGCEFSNGSFLVFVSGHCIPVDKYWIRNLVRPLVDNCSYTYGRQLGRDTTKFSERQHFEKYFPDESRIPQVGFFCNNANSAIRREAWLAHRFNEELTGCEDMYLAKLLVDSGQKIGYIADASVYHIHDETWSKIKVRYEREAIALQQIMPQIQLGLVDMINYILVAIVKDIKKAFTLGILKKEIKSIILFRFCQYYGAYIGNSNHRKLSHAMKLKYFYPRITDMNVSANSVNILGSKNEK, encoded by the coding sequence ATGGGCTGTAAGCATTTAGTAAGCATTGTAATTAGAACGCTGAATGAAGAAAAACATTTGATTGAACTGTTAGAAGCAATCAAGTTACAAGATGCTACAGAATTTGATATTGAAACGGTAATTGTCGATTCTGGTTCAACTGATCGTACATTAGATATCGCGCGTAATTATGGGTGTAGAATTACTTATATCAAAAAAGAAGAGTTTACCTTTGGAAAATCTTTAAACTATGGATGTGAGTTTTCCAATGGGAGTTTTTTAGTTTTTGTTAGCGGTCACTGTATCCCTGTTGATAAGTATTGGATTAGAAACTTAGTCAGGCCTCTAGTTGATAATTGTAGTTACACTTATGGTCGACAATTAGGAAGAGACACTACTAAATTTAGTGAGCGTCAGCATTTTGAAAAATATTTCCCTGATGAATCTCGTATCCCACAAGTGGGATTTTTTTGTAACAATGCGAACTCTGCTATTCGCCGAGAAGCATGGTTAGCTCATCGTTTTAATGAAGAGTTAACGGGATGTGAAGATATGTATCTTGCAAAACTTCTTGTTGATTCAGGACAAAAAATTGGATATATAGCTGATGCGAGTGTCTATCATATTCATGACGAGACATGGAGTAAAATTAAAGTTAGATATGAACGCGAAGCTATTGCATTACAACAAATAATGCCACAGATTCAACTAGGTTTAGTTGATATGATTAATTACATATTGGTCGCCATAGTTAAAGATATTAAAAAAGCCTTTACGTTAGGGATTCTGAAAAAAGAAATTAAATCTATTATCCTGTTTAGATTTTGTCAGTATTACGGTGCTTATATTGGTAATAGTAATCATAGAAAGCTATCTCATGCTATGAAATTAAAGTACTTTTATCCAAGAATTACTGATATGAATGTGTCTGCGAATTCGGTAAATATTTTAGGAAGTAAAAATGAAAAGTAA
- a CDS encoding SMP-30/gluconolactonase/LRE family protein: MNIKVFSSSVCTLGEGIYFDKVERELYWLDIVESKIYRKKINDLSDEYEVFSIGTMPSTVLSVESGVITFLDKIGICAYDTASNKLFTLYKTPYPDAKGYRGNDATILNDGTALFGTMYRNPNEKKGNLYHLTSHGVFEIEDVYFSIPNTFIELDNAILISDSFEQRIYSVSKNFKSKVIKALWKDYSEEMFTPDGGCVDIYGNIYISMWDGFCVSVFDNTAKQKYKIELPVPRPTNCVLVDERWLYVTTARDGLSEEQIRQYPLSGKVFVIDLEVVNGL; encoded by the coding sequence GTGAATATTAAAGTATTTTCTTCTAGCGTATGCACTTTAGGTGAAGGTATTTACTTTGATAAAGTTGAACGCGAATTATATTGGCTTGATATAGTTGAATCTAAAATATACAGAAAAAAAATTAATGATTTAAGTGATGAATATGAAGTTTTTAGTATAGGCACGATGCCAAGTACTGTTTTATCTGTTGAAAGTGGTGTCATAACATTTTTGGATAAGATAGGTATTTGTGCTTATGATACTGCTAGTAATAAATTATTTACTCTATATAAGACCCCTTATCCTGATGCTAAGGGATATAGAGGTAATGATGCAACTATATTAAATGATGGCACTGCTTTATTTGGTACTATGTATCGAAATCCAAATGAAAAAAAAGGGAATTTATATCACTTAACATCACATGGGGTTTTTGAGATTGAAGATGTTTATTTCAGCATACCCAACACATTTATTGAACTTGATAATGCCATTTTAATATCTGATTCATTCGAACAACGAATTTACTCAGTTAGTAAAAATTTTAAATCAAAAGTAATAAAAGCTCTATGGAAGGATTACTCTGAAGAAATGTTCACTCCTGATGGAGGTTGTGTCGATATATATGGAAATATTTACATATCTATGTGGGATGGATTCTGTGTTTCAGTATTTGATAATACTGCCAAGCAAAAATATAAAATTGAATTACCAGTTCCTAGACCTACAAATTGTGTCCTAGTTGATGAACGCTGGTTATATGTTACTACAGCAAGAGATGGCTTATCTGAAGAACAGATTAGGCAATATCCATTATCAGGAAAGGTTTTCGTTATTGATTTAGAGGTTGTAAATGGGCTGTAA
- a CDS encoding acylneuraminate cytidylyltransferase family protein gives MKSKIVALLPMKANSTRVKGKNFRDFCGKPLFKWILDSLLAVEEIEQIVINTDAKDILLENGLIESERVTIRQRKKDICGDDVSMNLVLADDVNNIDADIYLMTHTTNPLLSSDTIRRAIKQYKEALMENRSDSLFTVNKIQTRFYTENCEAINHDPNNLIPTQNLEPWYEENSNLYLFNRESFSSTNARIGVKPEMMVSPVLECSDIDTPDDWDRAVVMTHYMLEKGLVKA, from the coding sequence ATGAAAAGTAAAATTGTTGCTCTATTACCCATGAAGGCTAATAGTACTCGAGTAAAAGGGAAGAATTTTAGAGATTTTTGCGGGAAACCACTATTTAAATGGATTCTAGATAGTCTGTTAGCGGTAGAAGAAATTGAACAAATCGTTATTAATACCGATGCAAAAGACATTTTATTGGAAAATGGATTGATTGAGTCTGAAAGAGTTACAATACGGCAAAGGAAAAAGGATATTTGTGGTGATGATGTGTCCATGAATTTAGTTTTGGCAGATGACGTTAATAATATCGATGCTGATATATATCTAATGACACACACTACAAATCCACTTTTGTCATCAGACACAATTCGTAGGGCAATAAAACAATATAAAGAAGCTTTGATGGAAAATAGATCTGATTCGCTTTTTACCGTAAATAAAATCCAAACTCGGTTTTATACCGAAAACTGTGAAGCAATTAATCATGACCCAAATAATCTAATACCGACACAAAATCTGGAGCCGTGGTATGAAGAGAACTCTAATCTTTATTTATTTAATCGTGAAAGCTTCTCGTCTACCAACGCCAGAATTGGAGTTAAACCCGAAATGATGGTTTCCCCAGTTTTGGAGTGTTCAGATATAGATACACCAGATGATTGGGATAGGGCGGTTGTTATGACACATTATATGCTAGAAAAAGGTTTGGTTAAGGCATAA